DNA sequence from the Shewanella piezotolerans WP3 genome:
CTGTGCCGATAGCCATCACGATGGCTGCGCCTATGGTCGCAGTGAGTAGGGAGACTCTTAAATAGGCAAAAGCGCCTATGGTAAAAATCATCGCCAAGATCCAAAGTAGGGTAGTCACTGTAATTCTCCTTTTAGTTGTGACTTATCACTTGCAGCGAGTCACTTATTTGCGGGTCTACGTCACAATTATAGACTGTGGTCAGACCTGTGTCTCATAAAATCTAAACCCAAGTCAGTTTTAATACAAGCCTTTTTCAAACAAATGTTTAAATTTTTTGTGCGAAGGGAGCATTCCACTATGCGCAGCAACTGGTTAGAATGGGCTTATATTATTGAACGGGAATAAGATTAATGTGCGAGTTGCTGGCCATGAGTGCCAATGTACCGACTGATATAGTGTTTAGTTTTACAGGCCTTGCTGAAAGAGGTGGTGTAACAGGACCACATATTGATGGTTGGGGGATCACTTTTTATGAAGGTAAAGGCAATCGAACATTTAAAGATGCACGTCCAAGTAGCGAGTCCCATGTTGCAAAGCTTATTAAATCGTACCCAATAAAAAGCGAAGTTGTCGTAAGTCACATAAGGCAAGCGAATCGCGGTGGTGTATCGCTTGAAAATACTCATCCTTTTACTCGTGAACTTTGGGGACAGTATTGGACTTATGCTCATAATGGTCAGCTGAGTGATTATCAAGATAAGTTTATTTCAACGCGCTTTAATGCTGTTGGCGATACTGACAGTGAAATGGCATTTTGCTGGATAATGGATAAAGTGGTTGAGCAGTTTGGTGATAACGCGCCTGCAGATATGCTCTTAGTGTATCGCTTTATTGCAACCTTAGCGGATGAGATCAGAGCGCTTGGGGTTTTTAATATGATCTTAAGTGACGGCGAACATTTAATGAGCTATTGCAGTAATAACTTGTGTTATATCACTCGATGTGCGCCTTTTGGCAAGGCGAAGCTTATCGATACCGATGTGGTTATTGATTTTGACAAAGAGACAACTCCTAATGATGTGGTTACCGTTATCGCCACTCGTCCGCTGACAAAAGATGAGCAGTGGAATGTGCTCGCTGCTGGAGAGTGGAAACTGTTTAAAAAGGGTGAGTTGCTGATAGGCTAGTGTTGGTTTCCACTACAGTAAGTCGTCGATATTTAAATGGGTTACAGCTTGTTTTGCTTAAGCTTAATTAATCGGTGTTAGCTTTGTATCGTCGACTCTCATCTGTAGTGAAACTCGTTGTATGAATGGCCAAAAATCAGTGGTTATATTTTTTGCAAAAGTGAAAACGCCAACGAGTAAATTGCATCAGCTCAGCTTTTATCTACTGTCACAATGTTATACTGAGTGGCTACTCTTGATCGAGGAAGCGTTTTGCGATTTCGTCAAACTGATCGGTTATTGTTAAAAAACAATCAACCATGCTTGGTTCAAAGTGGCTGCCACGCCCCTCTGCAATAATATTTATGGCTTTTTCATGGCTAAAAGCAGGCTTATAAACCCGTTTGCTAATCAGTGCATCATAAACATCAGCGACGGCCATTAATCTTGCTGATAATGGAATATCTTCACCTGCCAAGCCTTCGGGGTAACCTGAGCCATCCCATTTCTCTTGATGCGAATAGGCTATTTCTTTGGCAAAAATAAGAAAGTTGTCTGCCACATCCATAGATTTCTCTGCTGCGGAAATGGCATCACGACCATAGGTAGTGTGTTTCTTCATTATCTCAAATTCTTCGTCGGTGAGTTTGCCCGGCTTAAGTAAAATGTGATCAGGAATGCCTACTTTGCCAATATCATGCAGTGGCGCTGATTTATACATGGCAGTGATAACTTCTGGGGTGAGCTGTTGTTGATATTGCGGGTTTTTCGCTAGCGCTTGAGCTAAGACTCGCACGTAATGTTGGGTGCGTCGAATGTGGTTTCCAGTCTCTGGATCACGAGATTCTGCTAGGGCTCCCATTGCTACCATTGCTACGTCTTGTATTTCAGCCAGTTGTTTTGTGCGTTCTCTAACGCGCTCTTCGAGTATATCGTTTTGCCTTTCCATTAAATCTCTTGAAGCCTTTAACAGCAAGTGGTTCTTGACGCGTTCCTTGAGAATTGCCGGGCTGATAGGCTTCGTTATATAGTCTACAGCGCCAAGTGCTAAGCCTTTGGTTTCATCATCTTCTTGTACTTTTGCGGTTAAAAATATAATAGGAATATCTTTAGTCGACGGTTGGGATTTTAAGTGCTGACATACTTGATAACCATCCATTTCAGGCATCATGACATCGAGTAAGATGAGATCTGGCAGACGCTTCGCGATTATTTTTAATGCCATCTTACCGCTTAAAGCAGCCTGAATAAGGTAATCTTGAGATAATATTCCTTTTACCACTTCAATGTTGGTAGCGGTATCATCTACGGCTAGAATGGTTGCCTTTTTTACATCGACCATTTGTTTAATCCTTTATTGTTTGAATATGGCATCAGTTTTTATCAACCTCAATGAGTAACTGCTCAAGTTGTGAGTCGGCGGATTCAAAATCGTAGCGACTTAAGGTATTGAGCAGTGACTCCGCTGCTTGCTGTATGTTAGGGGGGAGTGGGGATTCGAGTAAGGCTTCGATACCATCAACGGCAGCAGAATCAAAATCTTCAATTTGAGTGGCAATGACATTAAGCTGGCTGATTATCTCGCTGCTGGGGAGATAATCAATTTGTTGTGGACTGTCAGTTTGTTCATACAGCGACAAAATTTCATTGCTAAAAGCAGCGATAAGCGTTTCTGCTTCGTCGAAATCATATTGCACAAGCGCTTTGTGCAGTGACTGGGCTATTTGAGAATCAGCCGCTGTTTTAAGTTGCTCAAATAGGCTATCTAGGTTATCGATTGCGGTGCAGTCTAGGAGCCCAATTTGTTCAGCTAGGGTTTCAAGTTGCTTCAATATCTCGCCGTGAGATAAATTGCAGTCGACTGTGGTAGTGTTCGTTTGAGGTAATGCACACTCTATGGTGTTGACCATTTTCTCCAATTGTAGCTGGCATTCGTTAATAAGCAGTGTTAGCTCGGGTGTAACGCTACAGTTATCGTTAAGCTTTTGCTGGCTAAGCATGGTTTCAATCTGTTGTGCTGCTGGCACCACAAACATCGCGCCGACATTGCCAGCCACACCTTTTAATGTATGTATGGCAATAATCGCTGCGCTGATATCTTTGCTGGCAATCGCTTGGATAACGCTATCAAGTGTACCAGCTTGCGATTGGGCCACTTTAGCGAGCATTTTATGGTAAGCCTGACGATTACCAGATAGACGTGCCAGCGCTCTGTCAACCTCAAAATCTGCTAATTCAATAACCTCAACTTCATCAGTCACAAAGGATTGCTCTTTAGCTTGCGATAACGTTTTACCTGTTGGCTCTATCCATTTCGCTAATGTTTGATATACCTCTTGGGGATTAATTGGTTTAGGTATATGTTCATTCATTCCCGCTTCTATGCATTTTTCTCGATCACCACTCATGGCGTTGGCTGTCATGGCGATAATTGGGATTAACTGTTTATCTGGATTGAGTCTAATATTTCTAGTTGCTTCATAACCATCCATAATCGGCATCTGAATATCCATTAAGATCGCGTCATATGAATTAGCTATCGCCATATCGACGGCTTCTTGACCATTACATGCTGTAGACACCTCAATGCCCGCCATATTAAGTAATTCAGTGGCTATCTCTTGGTTAATGTCATTGTCTTCCACCAGCAATACATGGGCACCGACAATGTCTTTTGCTGCGCTTATATTCAGTTTGCCACTCTCAGTCACCTTTGGTTGGGAGGATTTTTTACCCATAACGGCCATTACGGTGTCAAGTAAGGTAGAGGCGCTGACGGGTTTGGTTATCGCGCTGTCAAGCTCCGCTGTGCCTGCTTGTTTGAGCATTTCATCACGATCATAGGCGGTGACTATAACCAATTTAGGTTGATTGACTAAGCTGAGATCACCCTGAATTGCCCCGCAAAGTGCGAGGCCATCCATTTGTGGCATCTTCCAGTCAGCTAACAGCAGTTTGTAGGGGTTGCCTTGACTGTGAGCAAGTTTTACTTTTTCAATGGCTTCGCTGCCTGAGGCGGCTAAATCAGGGCGGAACCCTAAGCTTTTTGATAGGGTAAACAAGATCTCTCTTGCAGCGACACTATCGTCGACAATGAGCAACGGCAGACCTAATAAGCTCTTCGATGAGGCCTTTTCTATGGCACTATTCACAGCTGCAATAGCAAATTTCGCTGTGAATAGAAAGGTACTGCCTTCGCCATAGCTACTCTCTACCCAGATCTTACCAGCCATTAATTCCGTAAGTGTTTTACTAATGGTTAACCCCAACCCTGTACCACCATATTTTCGAGTGGTGGACGCATCTGCCTGGCTAAATGACTTAAACAGTTTGTTCAGTTGTTCAGGCGTCATGCCTATGCCAGTGTCTTTAACTGCAAACTCTATGGTTACCTGTTGTTCGTGTTGCTCAACTGCACGTGCCTTAATGATGATTTCACCTTCATCTGTAAACTTCATGGCATTGTTGGCAAGGTTGATTAATATTTGCCCAAGCCTCAACGGGTCGCCGATTAGATCTACTGGTAGATTTGGCTCGATATCGATCAGTAGCTCTAGCCCTTTCTGTTGAGTTTTATGGGCGATTATCTGGACTAAGTTGTCGAAACTATCGTTTAAGTTAAACGGCGTCATTTCGAGTTCTAATTTACTTGCTTCTATTTTTGAAAAGTCGAGAATGTCATTAATGATCCCCAGCAATGACTCTGCTGAGTTTTGGATTTTAGTTACGTAATCGGATTGCTTTCTATTCAAGTCCGTCTGTTGAATTAAATAGCTCATGCCTATGATGGCATTCATCGGTGTACGTATCTCATGACTCATATTGGCTAGGAAGTCACTTTTAGCGCGAGTTGCTTCATCCGCAGTCTTCACTGCAATTTCTAGCTGTCTGGCGTTCTCTTTCTCGGTGGTAATGTCAATGATGTTACCAACGAGACCGCCAGGGTTGCCATTACTGTCTTTAAAACCGGTAACCCAATATAGCGTGTGGTGGATCTTGTTATCGCCAAAGGGGATCGGCATCTCCTTTTTTATGGTGGTTTGATTGGCGATAACTTCGGTATCTTCAGCTTGATAAAGTTGACGGTCTTTTTTACTTAAGTAGGTGAGATCACTAACTGTTAATCCGACTAAATCTTTAGATTCGACTTGAAATGTTTCTTCATAAGCTTTGTTGAAGCCTAAGAATTTCCCGTTTGCATCTTTATAGAAAAGTGGAATTGGCACGGTATCTATCAGTAACTGTTGAAACTTCATCTGCTCAGCTAAAGAAAGGGTCGCGGCTTCGGCTTTTTGCATTGCCGCTTTTAGTGCTTCAGTTCTCTCTTTTACCAGCTGCTCTAGCTCTATGCGAGAGCGGGTTAGGGCGCGCGTGGCACGGGTGCCGACCCTTAAGGTAAACAGAGTACTTCCAAGCAGAAGTGCGAGAGAAATAAAGACTATCGACCAAGTGGTGTATTTAAATATGCGAATAAGAGCAAACGACTCTTCAACATCGACCTCTGCTGTGATACCCATGTCGAGGTTTTCATCCCATAGCCAGCTCCCCACCACTTTGACCCCCCGGTAGTCATTGTAGCCCTCTAAATTCATACCAGACTGTTTATTGGCGATCCCAGCTGACATCAGGGTTAATGGCCAATTCGGATTGGGGCTAACCGCCTCATTTGCGTTAAGGAGATTAGTACCAGGGTTGGCGATGCGCACATTTAGTGAAGCATCTTGCTTTTGATTAATAAGTCCGATATCTCGAAGTTGGCTTTCAAAGCGAACTTTTGATAATAGCAATCCTGTCTTATCTACCGCATAAGTCTCACCACTGTGACCTATAAAGCCTGCCGAGAGGATAGTAGAAAATTCACCACCAAAATTCACCCGTTTTGTAATAATGGCAATGACTTGATTGTTTTTATTTATCACCGGTGCTGCAAAAAACATGGTGGGGGGCTTATCGACGATGCTGGTGTTCAACTTCCCATCGAAGAAAACATCTGATCTGATGGGGGGCACAAATACGCTCTCGCCTTGTAGTACTTTTTCTAATAAGGCTGGACGTTGCCGTTGAATAATATTGATACCGCCGACGTTAGCGTCTCGACGAGAAGATAAACTAATTTTATCTGGGGAGATAATAAAGAAACCAAAGGAGTTCGACTCACGTTCTCGATCACTAAAAAACTTGCGAACTTGTGCTTGAATACTTGCTTCAACAAGGGACTTCTTGTCTCTTGGTAGAATGAGTAACTGCTCTACTAAATCGACTAACTCCTTGTTTTTACCTACATGTTGTAAACTATTTAATTCATAGTCCACCCAGAAAAATAACCGTTGATGAGTGGAGTCGAGTAAAGTTTGTAAATTATATTCTAATTCGCTCAAGGTCTTTTGCTCGGCAAAGCGAGTGACCATGGCAATAACTGCAATAAGCACAATGGATAAAATTGTCAGGCCAATATAAATTGAGCGTTTAAAGCTTTTTGAGCTAAATCTAGTGGCTAACTCTTTGTCATTGGCTTTTAAAATTCGAGAGCTGATAATGATCGCAAAGACAAACAGTGCGACGACTATGATGATTATAGCGAATAAAGAGTAAAGGTACTCGGGTTGCTCCTCGCTAACCGTTTTTACATCTGATGTTAACCAATCATCTTTAGTTAACATCAGATCTCTTAATTTCAGTGAGTCTAACCCTTTTTGTAATATTGAATGCAAAATAGGCTGCCGATTCGTACTAAAGAGGTGCACTGATGTGGGGGGGAACACATCTTCATCTATCGCTCTTATTTCTTCTGTTTTGCCTTGCTGACGCAGTACATGTTGAATGACTAACTCAGAGTCGAGTAGCGCATCAGCTTCCCCTGATATTACTTTATTAATGGATTCATTGATGTCGGTTGTGTCTATGATGGTTATATTGGGGTAGAGACGTAGTAGTTTCTTGCGACTGGTGTACCCTTGTGGTAAAGCGATGCTGGCATTCGCCAGATCATCATTGGTGATTAAGTGGGTGTTTTTGTTTTGGACATGGAATAATTCACGCACTAAAAAGAAAGGGGTAGTGTAATTGCCAAATGCTTTTCTATCCTCGGCATAATATGCGTCAGGTAATAGGTCTATCTCACCCCGTTTGAAGGCTTCTAGATTACTGTTCCAGTCGCCTTGCTTTATCTCAAACTGTAAGCCAGTTTCGTTAACTATTTTATTCACGATAGCGCCGGCGAAGCCGCCAATACTGCCATCTTCCAGCATAAATAACATCGGCGGCCAATGGTCGATACCGATGACGACTTTATTTTCAGCGATCCATTTTGTTTCTGCAGCGGTTAGACTTACTTTTTCGGGCGTGTCATTGGCTGAAGTATTGACCCTAGTACTTAGCGTTTGTGTATATAAGCCAAGATTGTGCAGGTAATCTTTTTTTAATTTCAGGTATTCATCGCTGTTGATGAGCGTCATCGCCAGCTTACGATTACCTTGTTGAATGGCATCAATCATCTGGCTTTCTAGAGCTACTAGCTTGAGGTTGGTGCTTTCTAATGCTTTTATGAGCTGCAGATCTTCTGGGGTTTGCTCTGATAAAAGCTGGTTAATTAGTTTTGTTAGTTTGGGCTCGTATTGATGATAGCGGTTGAGCCACTTTTCATCGCCAGAAAATCCGTAGCTGAGTACTGAGGAGGTGAGGATTTCATCATAGTATTTTAGTTCAATCGCTATGTTTTTAATATCAGCGGTGGTTAACTGTTGATGTGGTAGGGGGGGCTCTGCCGCATAGACTCGAGAACATGTAATGTTTGTTAGCAGCACTAACAATAAAGTGCTCCAGAACAGTCCGGTGGTCGGTTTTCTATTTTTTCGGTTTGCAGAGCGCATATTTTACTTCCGAGTAATATATGGTTGGCAGCTCAATTAAAGTTACACAAAAATAACATTACGAACAAGAAAAAGATCACGTTTATCTTTGGGCTGCTAATAGTTTTAACTTAGCGTCATAAAGCTTAGCAATGATTGATTGATTGGTTTTGTTTTTGGTCGACGTTAATGCTGAATCTCGGCGGAGGCTTTCATGCCCACCATGAGTCAGAGTCATCTGCTAAGTGCGAAATAATTGCTAGTTGCGCTCAATTAGAAAGGCGTGGGCTTAGTTGTCAGCGTTTGAATTAGCAGCTTTGTCAGTGATATGAGTTGCTTGATTCGACTCTCTTATCGCTGTTGTGGTTTTTGGTTGATACTTATAGTTGAGCAGCGTTATATCTAATTGTTTACTGCCTTTTTCAAAGTGAGTTAAGCGGATCGGAAGGTAGCTCATTTCTGGTGCCATCCAAAAGAAAGTTTGTCGTTTAGTACTGTCTCGTTTAACTTCAAATTTTAGAGTCTGGTAGCTCCCGCTATCTATATTAACACGCTCTTTACCGACGATGTTAAAGCCATAATCATCGATTTCCCCCTCTTTTACCATGGTGTAATGCAGTTCCTTTTTATTAGCTTCCATGTCGATTCTAAACTGCAGCTGTACCATGAGAGGATCAAAAAGTTGTCCGTCGTAAGGAAATTTTGCCCGTTCATCCTTATAGCGACTATGAACCACGTTTTGCCCTTTAGCAAAGGCTATTTGTTCTCTAAAATTTGGTCCGGTTCCAGTCCTTTCTACTGAGTAACGCATCGGGACGAGCTGATTACCTTCCAGAGTAAATTCGCTGCGAATATGGCGTTGATCAGAGAGCATCAATAAACTGACGTCACTATCAAATCGATAGTGGAATTGATTACTGTCACCAACAGATAGAATATAGCGTGCTCGACCGAGTTCAATGCTGCCATAATTGACTTGATATTCGGCGGTGTGAGGTGTCAATGGTGTCGTGCCCGCATGAGCTATTTGGCTTGCAATGAGCAAACAAACAGTAAGTAAAATACGTGACCTTTTAATCAAGAACCTCTCCTTAAAACTGTGCTAAGAGTGCTTTAGAACGGAATAGAAAGTACTAATGTTGCCATGTCAGGTTGCCATTCGTACTCAGATAGCTTCACCTTACCACGATTGACGATTACTCCCTCACTGCGAAGTAACTCCATCTGTTCAATGTAAAATTGGCTGTACTCTGCAAATGAAATCCTACCTTGGCTATTGATGACTCTATGCCATGGGAGTGCCAGTGAATTCGGTGCTGCCTTGAGGGCTTTTGAAACATAACGAGCTCTACCTGGTAAGCCTGCTAAATCCGCAATCTTTCCGTATGAACTGACTTTCCCTTCTGGGATCATAGACACAATTTGCCATATTTGCGTCATAGGTGAAGGCTTTACATTGTCTTGCATTAATCACTATCCCTTTTCTATAGCTAAATTCTAGCGTTAATTTGTTTCACTCTCCAGCGCTTTTGGGCACGTAGATAGCTTATAGAGGTGTAACGTCTGTTAAGGTTTTTTGTGGATGCTGCATTCTTTTTGGCTTGTTGTAATATAAGGTAAAAGTTCTTGAAGGTAGTTGAGGCTGACGTAATAATAGCGCTTTTTCACGGTATATATCATGTCTATGCAGGTTACCAAGCCTCTTATTTGTTCATTGTTGCTGTCAACTTTCTCCGTGCCTGCTTTAGCTGAACAGTATCGCCATATTGCTGACCCACTGAATCTCAGTGATTCGCTCTATGTGGGATTTGATGGCGATGTGCTTAAAGTAGGTGGTAGTTTGGCCACTAGCCATCAAAAATTTTCGGGCAATACTAATACCGGAGGAGATAAATGGCATTTGGGTTACCTTTACTCAACGGATCAGTGGCACCTGCGAGCGTCGATTGATCATGGTAAAACCGATACCCCAGACGGTAGATCGAGTCATTATCAATATCAACTAGGCTTAATGCATGAGCACAAAGGTTGGCTAAACACCCAAGTCTTTACTGAGTTAGCGGTTAACCATTTGGCGGTTAAATCCTACACTGATAGCACTGCAGCC
Encoded proteins:
- a CDS encoding class II glutamine amidotransferase, with product MCELLAMSANVPTDIVFSFTGLAERGGVTGPHIDGWGITFYEGKGNRTFKDARPSSESHVAKLIKSYPIKSEVVVSHIRQANRGGVSLENTHPFTRELWGQYWTYAHNGQLSDYQDKFISTRFNAVGDTDSEMAFCWIMDKVVEQFGDNAPADMLLVYRFIATLADEIRALGVFNMILSDGEHLMSYCSNNLCYITRCAPFGKAKLIDTDVVIDFDKETTPNDVVTVIATRPLTKDEQWNVLAAGEWKLFKKGELLIG
- a CDS encoding DUF3108 domain-containing protein produces the protein MKRSRILLTVCLLIASQIAHAGTTPLTPHTAEYQVNYGSIELGRARYILSVGDSNQFHYRFDSDVSLLMLSDQRHIRSEFTLEGNQLVPMRYSVERTGTGPNFREQIAFAKGQNVVHSRYKDERAKFPYDGQLFDPLMVQLQFRIDMEANKKELHYTMVKEGEIDDYGFNIVGKERVNIDSGSYQTLKFEVKRDSTKRQTFFWMAPEMSYLPIRLTHFEKGSKQLDITLLNYKYQPKTTTAIRESNQATHITDKAANSNADN
- a CDS encoding response regulator, whose product is MVDVKKATILAVDDTATNIEVVKGILSQDYLIQAALSGKMALKIIAKRLPDLILLDVMMPEMDGYQVCQHLKSQPSTKDIPIIFLTAKVQEDDETKGLALGAVDYITKPISPAILKERVKNHLLLKASRDLMERQNDILEERVRERTKQLAEIQDVAMVAMGALAESRDPETGNHIRRTQHYVRVLAQALAKNPQYQQQLTPEVITAMYKSAPLHDIGKVGIPDHILLKPGKLTDEEFEIMKKHTTYGRDAISAAEKSMDVADNFLIFAKEIAYSHQEKWDGSGYPEGLAGEDIPLSARLMAVADVYDALISKRVYKPAFSHEKAINIIAEGRGSHFEPSMVDCFLTITDQFDEIAKRFLDQE
- a CDS encoding MGMT family protein, giving the protein MQDNVKPSPMTQIWQIVSMIPEGKVSSYGKIADLAGLPGRARYVSKALKAAPNSLALPWHRVINSQGRISFAEYSQFYIEQMELLRSEGVIVNRGKVKLSEYEWQPDMATLVLSIPF
- a CDS encoding response regulator, with the translated sequence MRSANRKNRKPTTGLFWSTLLLVLLTNITCSRVYAAEPPLPHQQLTTADIKNIAIELKYYDEILTSSVLSYGFSGDEKWLNRYHQYEPKLTKLINQLLSEQTPEDLQLIKALESTNLKLVALESQMIDAIQQGNRKLAMTLINSDEYLKLKKDYLHNLGLYTQTLSTRVNTSANDTPEKVSLTAAETKWIAENKVVIGIDHWPPMLFMLEDGSIGGFAGAIVNKIVNETGLQFEIKQGDWNSNLEAFKRGEIDLLPDAYYAEDRKAFGNYTTPFFLVRELFHVQNKNTHLITNDDLANASIALPQGYTSRKKLLRLYPNITIIDTTDINESINKVISGEADALLDSELVIQHVLRQQGKTEEIRAIDEDVFPPTSVHLFSTNRQPILHSILQKGLDSLKLRDLMLTKDDWLTSDVKTVSEEQPEYLYSLFAIIIIVVALFVFAIIISSRILKANDKELATRFSSKSFKRSIYIGLTILSIVLIAVIAMVTRFAEQKTLSELEYNLQTLLDSTHQRLFFWVDYELNSLQHVGKNKELVDLVEQLLILPRDKKSLVEASIQAQVRKFFSDRERESNSFGFFIISPDKISLSSRRDANVGGINIIQRQRPALLEKVLQGESVFVPPIRSDVFFDGKLNTSIVDKPPTMFFAAPVINKNNQVIAIITKRVNFGGEFSTILSAGFIGHSGETYAVDKTGLLLSKVRFESQLRDIGLINQKQDASLNVRIANPGTNLLNANEAVSPNPNWPLTLMSAGIANKQSGMNLEGYNDYRGVKVVGSWLWDENLDMGITAEVDVEESFALIRIFKYTTWSIVFISLALLLGSTLFTLRVGTRATRALTRSRIELEQLVKERTEALKAAMQKAEAATLSLAEQMKFQQLLIDTVPIPLFYKDANGKFLGFNKAYEETFQVESKDLVGLTVSDLTYLSKKDRQLYQAEDTEVIANQTTIKKEMPIPFGDNKIHHTLYWVTGFKDSNGNPGGLVGNIIDITTEKENARQLEIAVKTADEATRAKSDFLANMSHEIRTPMNAIIGMSYLIQQTDLNRKQSDYVTKIQNSAESLLGIINDILDFSKIEASKLELEMTPFNLNDSFDNLVQIIAHKTQQKGLELLIDIEPNLPVDLIGDPLRLGQILINLANNAMKFTDEGEIIIKARAVEQHEQQVTIEFAVKDTGIGMTPEQLNKLFKSFSQADASTTRKYGGTGLGLTISKTLTELMAGKIWVESSYGEGSTFLFTAKFAIAAVNSAIEKASSKSLLGLPLLIVDDSVAAREILFTLSKSLGFRPDLAASGSEAIEKVKLAHSQGNPYKLLLADWKMPQMDGLALCGAIQGDLSLVNQPKLVIVTAYDRDEMLKQAGTAELDSAITKPVSASTLLDTVMAVMGKKSSQPKVTESGKLNISAAKDIVGAHVLLVEDNDINQEIATELLNMAGIEVSTACNGQEAVDMAIANSYDAILMDIQMPIMDGYEATRNIRLNPDKQLIPIIAMTANAMSGDREKCIEAGMNEHIPKPINPQEVYQTLAKWIEPTGKTLSQAKEQSFVTDEVEVIELADFEVDRALARLSGNRQAYHKMLAKVAQSQAGTLDSVIQAIASKDISAAIIAIHTLKGVAGNVGAMFVVPAAQQIETMLSQQKLNDNCSVTPELTLLINECQLQLEKMVNTIECALPQTNTTTVDCNLSHGEILKQLETLAEQIGLLDCTAIDNLDSLFEQLKTAADSQIAQSLHKALVQYDFDEAETLIAAFSNEILSLYEQTDSPQQIDYLPSSEIISQLNVIATQIEDFDSAAVDGIEALLESPLPPNIQQAAESLLNTLSRYDFESADSQLEQLLIEVDKN